A stretch of the Bdellovibrio sp. 22V genome encodes the following:
- the murJ gene encoding murein biosynthesis integral membrane protein MurJ — translation MASGTLTSRILGLLRDMALGALFERSITDAWTAAFRLPNLFRRLFGEGSLSVSFIPVFMEARAEDLHGPRAQNLMNALYTLLLIFLGTLTLLGIVFTEDILRLLLASDYSLDLTKWELTVRMARIMFGFIFFVCSYAYFMAILNSLGSFGLPALAPALLNVAMLIFTFMPPSWFPQIGDGLAWGVLVGGALQALLLWIALRSRGYLPHFRLHNIFTEDTKKVLRNMLPGLIGMGLLQFSTLVNLYFASSLAEGSISYIYWADRLLELPLSLISVSLGAALLPTLSEYVAQKNQVQFQQTAQESFLMNLFLALPAAVGLFVLAEPIIEVLFLRGRFTVTDVAATSGVLKIYALSLLMISCSRVLMPLYYAIKNTWFPAVVSGLCLSVHILLAPLLMAHSGLNGLILSGMIGAFLNAVILLAGLRVWNLQFQWGRVGKSLGKILVACAALAVSLQSYSLLMALTGRGLQVLALFVTIFIAVLVYFAFAAILSCEQVSRIRPSSRP, via the coding sequence ATGGCCTCTGGGACCTTAACGAGCCGCATCTTGGGGCTTTTGCGGGACATGGCGCTGGGGGCTCTCTTTGAAAGAAGCATTACCGATGCGTGGACCGCGGCTTTCCGTCTTCCTAATCTCTTCCGCCGTCTTTTCGGGGAAGGCTCCCTGTCTGTGAGTTTTATTCCAGTTTTTATGGAAGCCCGAGCCGAAGACCTTCACGGTCCTCGCGCGCAAAACCTCATGAATGCGCTTTATACTTTGCTGCTGATCTTTCTGGGGACGCTGACTCTTCTGGGGATCGTGTTTACGGAGGACATCCTTCGTCTTCTTTTAGCCTCTGATTACAGCTTGGATCTTACGAAGTGGGAACTCACGGTGCGCATGGCGCGTATCATGTTCGGCTTTATTTTCTTTGTCTGTTCATATGCGTACTTCATGGCGATTTTAAATTCTTTGGGGAGTTTCGGGCTTCCGGCTTTAGCTCCGGCACTTCTGAATGTCGCGATGTTGATTTTTACATTTATGCCGCCGTCGTGGTTTCCGCAAATCGGGGATGGACTGGCGTGGGGAGTGCTTGTCGGCGGCGCTTTGCAGGCTCTGCTGCTTTGGATCGCACTGCGCAGCCGCGGTTATTTGCCACACTTTCGTTTGCACAACATCTTCACCGAGGACACGAAAAAAGTTCTGCGCAATATGCTGCCTGGGTTGATCGGCATGGGGCTTTTGCAGTTTTCAACCTTGGTGAATTTGTATTTTGCGAGTTCCTTGGCAGAGGGCTCCATCTCGTACATCTATTGGGCCGATCGTCTTTTAGAGCTGCCGCTTTCTTTAATTTCCGTCAGTTTAGGAGCGGCGTTGCTACCGACACTCAGTGAGTACGTCGCGCAAAAAAATCAGGTGCAGTTTCAGCAAACAGCGCAAGAGAGCTTTCTAATGAATCTGTTCCTGGCTCTGCCGGCGGCGGTCGGATTGTTTGTGCTAGCGGAGCCGATCATTGAAGTCCTGTTCTTGCGCGGTCGCTTCACAGTCACCGACGTCGCGGCGACAAGTGGTGTTCTTAAAATCTATGCCTTAAGCTTGCTGATGATTTCGTGCAGTCGCGTTTTAATGCCGCTTTACTATGCGATCAAGAACACGTGGTTTCCCGCCGTGGTCTCGGGTTTGTGTCTGAGTGTGCATATTCTTTTGGCGCCGCTTTTAATGGCGCACTCCGGATTAAACGGTTTGATTCTGTCGGGAATGATCGGCGCTTTTTTAAATGCGGTTATTTTGTTGGCAGGCCTTCGTGTGTGGAACTTGCAGTTTCAGTGGGGGAGGGTAGGAAAATCCCTTGGAAAAATTCTCGTTGCGTGTGCCGCTTTGGCGGTGAGTCTGCAAAGTTATTCGCTGTTGATGGCTCTAACAGGAAGAGGGCTGCAAGTGCTAGCCCTCTTCGTCACGATTTTTATCGCTGTGCTCGTATATTTTGCTTTCGCTGCGATACTTAGCTGCGAACAAGTTTCTAGAATCCGTCCGTCGTCCCGACCTTAG
- a CDS encoding methyl-accepting chemotaxis protein translates to MNSSSLSSWFKGIKGKLLFAAALPLVGFGTVWLISHSGMSGLAKVISSSNNDVIPSLQGLGQIRTGRNKFGYQAYAALNFRGNAEKKAERLKIAREAIDEIKKGIEFYESFPFTPEGEKLWAPMARIKEPLFASMEKVVKLLEEGNYDEAQNILATNIWDYGVIMNGATTSSLNYYNERVKAETLEANESVKTANTMVLTVTLISCFLISAILLWIASRVSASVGSIAERLTGAGNQVASAVEQLNEAGNSLSQSSTEAAASLEETVAALEEMSSMVQMNSDNAKQAAALSASSRDAAETGEREIQTLIQSMTEISKSSKKIEEIISVIDDIAFQTNLLALNAAVEAARAGEQGKGFAVVAEAVRALAQRSAAAAKDITTLIKDSVSQIENGSEIADKSGTVLSNIVNSVKKVSDLNTEIAAASSEQTTGIQQISKAMNQLDQAAQSNAASAEEIAATSGEINNLAMTSQNLTVELNTIVLGASELPAGQVMESKTKVAHKPAAKPTVKNKVIPFKTKPATAKKKDSQDVIPFDEDERAKVGTTDGF, encoded by the coding sequence ATGAATTCATCGTCTTTAAGTTCTTGGTTCAAAGGAATCAAAGGGAAGCTGCTCTTCGCGGCGGCTTTGCCCCTCGTTGGTTTCGGAACCGTTTGGTTGATTTCCCATTCGGGAATGAGCGGACTTGCTAAGGTCATTAGCAGCTCCAACAACGACGTCATCCCGAGTCTTCAGGGTCTCGGCCAGATCCGCACAGGACGTAATAAGTTTGGTTATCAGGCTTACGCAGCTTTAAACTTCCGCGGCAACGCCGAGAAAAAAGCAGAGCGCCTAAAAATTGCTCGTGAGGCTATCGATGAAATTAAAAAAGGCATCGAGTTCTACGAGTCCTTCCCGTTTACGCCCGAAGGTGAAAAACTCTGGGCTCCTATGGCGCGAATTAAAGAGCCTCTTTTCGCCTCTATGGAAAAAGTCGTAAAACTTCTTGAAGAAGGCAACTACGATGAGGCGCAAAACATTCTGGCGACCAACATTTGGGATTACGGCGTAATCATGAATGGCGCGACGACATCTTCATTGAACTATTACAATGAGCGCGTAAAAGCTGAAACCTTGGAAGCCAATGAGTCCGTGAAAACAGCGAATACCATGGTTTTGACGGTCACTCTTATTTCGTGTTTCTTGATTTCTGCAATTCTTTTATGGATTGCCTCACGTGTTTCCGCTTCCGTGGGTTCGATTGCAGAGAGACTCACTGGCGCCGGCAACCAAGTGGCTTCGGCGGTCGAACAATTGAACGAGGCTGGGAATTCATTGTCACAATCTTCAACGGAAGCGGCGGCTTCTTTGGAAGAAACTGTGGCGGCTTTGGAAGAGATGTCTTCGATGGTGCAAATGAATTCCGACAATGCCAAACAAGCGGCGGCTCTTTCGGCGTCTTCTCGTGACGCGGCTGAAACCGGCGAACGTGAAATTCAAACTTTGATTCAATCAATGACCGAAATCTCGAAATCTTCCAAGAAAATTGAAGAGATCATATCAGTCATCGACGATATCGCTTTCCAAACAAACTTGTTGGCTTTGAACGCTGCGGTTGAAGCCGCTCGTGCCGGAGAACAAGGTAAAGGTTTTGCGGTGGTTGCTGAGGCCGTTCGTGCCTTGGCGCAAAGAAGTGCCGCTGCAGCGAAAGATATTACGACTCTTATCAAGGACTCCGTTTCACAAATCGAGAACGGCAGTGAAATCGCTGATAAGAGCGGTACGGTTCTGAGCAATATCGTAAACTCCGTTAAAAAAGTCTCTGACTTGAATACCGAAATTGCGGCGGCAAGTTCGGAGCAAACGACAGGCATCCAGCAAATCAGCAAAGCGATGAATCAGTTGGATCAGGCCGCACAATCAAACGCCGCCTCTGCCGAGGAAATCGCGGCGACAAGTGGCGAGATCAACAACCTGGCGATGACATCACAAAACCTGACGGTGGAGTTGAATACGATCGTTCTTGGCGCCTCCGAATTGCCTGCGGGACAGGTGATGGAAAGCAAGACGAAGGTCGCGCACAAGCCTGCGGCAAAGCCGACGGTGAAAAATAAAGTCATCCCGTTTAAGACAAAACCGGCCACTGCGAAGAAAAAAGATTCGCAAGACGTGATTCCCTTCGATGAGGATGAGCGCGCTAAGGTCGGAACAACAGACGGTTTTTGA
- a CDS encoding PilZ domain-containing protein, which translates to MSKAYEDKGYFRRQYPRRAMKRKIGVLCDGTYFMCESGEIGEGGMSISTEYVLTEGHELVVSFQVPGGDFVFLRGIVRSTQKKEGDRVTHGLSFNSIEFAIKRQIRAFVSARTESELI; encoded by the coding sequence ATGAGCAAGGCTTACGAAGATAAAGGTTATTTCCGTCGTCAGTATCCGCGTCGCGCGATGAAACGCAAAATCGGTGTCCTTTGTGATGGCACTTATTTTATGTGTGAATCGGGTGAGATCGGGGAAGGCGGTATGTCCATTTCCACAGAATATGTTCTGACGGAAGGGCATGAGCTTGTCGTGAGCTTTCAAGTTCCCGGTGGAGACTTTGTCTTCTTACGGGGAATCGTGCGTTCAACGCAAAAAAAAGAGGGTGACAGAGTCACCCATGGTCTTAGCTTTAATTCGATCGAATTCGCTATCAAAAGACAAATTCGCGCGTTTGTATCCGCGCGAACTGAATCCGAACTTATTTAA
- the rpsT gene encoding 30S ribosomal protein S20 has product MANHKSAAKRARQAVRKTAVNNARKSTVKTVEKNLVKAIQAKDVKALPELLKKFTSAVMKATKSGVIKKETASRKISRLSTRVSATK; this is encoded by the coding sequence TTGGCAAATCATAAGTCTGCAGCAAAAAGAGCTCGTCAAGCTGTTCGCAAAACTGCTGTTAACAACGCTCGTAAGAGCACTGTAAAAACTGTTGAAAAAAACTTGGTTAAAGCAATCCAAGCTAAAGATGTAAAAGCTCTTCCTGAGTTGTTGAAGAAGTTCACTTCTGCAGTAATGAAAGCTACTAAATCTGGCGTTATCAAAAAAGAAACGGCTTCTCGCAAAATCAGCCGTCTTTCTACACGCGTTTCAGCTACTAAGTAG
- a CDS encoding LptE family protein — translation MDAIFKGLLISLVFVSGLTLQGCAYTFGVANRSIPGGYKQISVPVFKNKTLEPGIEVGFTNALIQEFQRSRIARVVDNSLSEVAVIGQIDSVTYLPGAKRVAGDGSSPYLPNGTVIASEYRILLTVTVNVVRQADGTVLWSGSFSGERTYAAPQVTQAGINSVNPLYNLSARRQNIDVMANDIMIEAHDRITENF, via the coding sequence GTGGACGCAATCTTTAAAGGCCTTCTCATTTCGCTGGTTTTCGTCTCTGGACTGACTCTTCAGGGATGTGCCTATACCTTTGGTGTTGCAAATCGCAGCATTCCTGGCGGCTACAAGCAAATCTCAGTTCCTGTTTTCAAAAATAAAACTTTGGAGCCGGGGATTGAAGTCGGATTCACGAACGCGCTGATTCAGGAGTTTCAACGCTCGCGTATTGCGCGTGTCGTGGACAATTCTCTTTCTGAAGTGGCAGTGATCGGGCAGATCGACTCTGTGACGTATTTGCCGGGCGCAAAGCGTGTCGCGGGGGATGGTTCCTCCCCTTATCTTCCTAATGGAACAGTGATTGCGTCGGAATATCGTATTCTTTTGACCGTAACTGTAAACGTGGTTCGTCAAGCTGACGGAACTGTTCTATGGAGTGGCTCATTCAGTGGTGAGCGTACTTATGCAGCACCTCAAGTGACGCAAGCTGGTATTAACTCCGTAAATCCTCTTTACAATCTTTCTGCGCGAAGGCAGAACATTGACGTCATGGCGAACGACATTATGATCGAGGCCCATGATCGTATTACAGAGAATTTCTAA
- a CDS encoding methyl-accepting chemotaxis protein — translation MNLAGWFKGIKGKLLFAAFLPMIGFGIIFVVALRGLDRTNLILEDAHSLIIPNLMYLGEMRQSRNKFGYQTWNAFDVINDPENLTKKLKSAREGIEEFSTNYTSYVNARFAPGEAEIHDKAKDTVPLLIKTMEEIVRLIETKDPQKIAEAKHLLNTKFLEQNAVVRDFNRAVDKLYSDHAKHDAVEAKETRSYVFNMLIMITLASAFAIFGVLLWVAARISNSVSSIAGRLTVAGGQVASAVEQLNEAGNSLSQSSTEAAASLEETVAALEEMSSMVQMNSDNAKQAAALSASSRDSAEHGEKEIQSLIQSMTEISQSSKKIEEIIHVIDDIAFQTNLLALNAAVEAARAGEQGKGFAVVAEAVRSLAQRSAASAKDISSLIKDSVSQIERGSDIADQSGAVLTNIVTSIKKVSDLNNEIAAASAEQTTGIQQISKAMNQLDQASQSNAASAEEIAATSGEINNLAATNQNLTVELNTLILGGNPHVEAPSASTATATKKFAAPKKSNVVQFKQSKETMKVSKASDMIPFDEDSRSKVGTTDGF, via the coding sequence ATGAATTTAGCAGGTTGGTTCAAAGGAATTAAAGGGAAACTTCTCTTCGCGGCATTCTTGCCGATGATAGGTTTCGGTATCATTTTCGTTGTGGCTTTGCGGGGTCTGGATCGAACAAATTTGATCTTGGAAGATGCGCATAGCCTTATTATTCCCAATCTTATGTATCTCGGCGAGATGCGCCAGTCGCGCAACAAGTTCGGTTATCAAACATGGAACGCTTTTGACGTCATCAATGATCCCGAAAATCTAACAAAGAAACTGAAGAGTGCAAGAGAAGGCATCGAAGAGTTTTCGACAAACTATACGAGCTATGTGAATGCCCGTTTCGCTCCAGGGGAAGCCGAAATCCACGATAAGGCGAAAGACACTGTTCCCCTTCTTATTAAAACAATGGAAGAGATTGTCAGACTTATCGAAACAAAAGACCCACAAAAAATTGCTGAAGCTAAGCATCTTCTTAACACAAAGTTTCTTGAACAAAATGCCGTCGTTCGTGACTTCAACCGCGCGGTAGACAAACTCTATTCCGATCATGCGAAACACGATGCTGTCGAGGCGAAAGAAACTCGTTCCTATGTTTTCAATATGCTCATTATGATCACTCTTGCATCAGCGTTTGCGATTTTCGGAGTTCTTCTTTGGGTCGCAGCACGCATCTCAAATTCAGTGAGCTCGATTGCGGGTCGTTTAACAGTCGCTGGCGGCCAAGTTGCTTCTGCGGTTGAACAATTGAACGAAGCCGGAAATTCTTTGTCGCAATCATCAACGGAAGCGGCAGCTTCACTTGAAGAAACGGTCGCGGCGCTGGAAGAGATGAGTTCCATGGTACAAATGAACTCTGACAACGCAAAACAAGCGGCCGCTCTTTCTGCTTCTTCGCGAGATTCCGCAGAACACGGTGAAAAAGAAATTCAAAGTCTGATTCAATCTATGACAGAGATTTCCCAGTCTTCTAAAAAGATTGAAGAGATCATCCACGTGATCGACGATATCGCTTTCCAAACAAACTTGCTGGCTTTGAATGCGGCGGTGGAAGCGGCTCGTGCCGGTGAGCAAGGTAAAGGTTTCGCGGTTGTTGCAGAAGCCGTTCGCTCTTTGGCACAAAGAAGTGCCGCTTCAGCGAAAGACATTTCAAGTCTTATCAAAGACTCGGTATCACAGATTGAAAGAGGCAGTGACATTGCCGATCAGAGCGGTGCTGTTCTTACAAACATTGTGACGTCGATCAAAAAGGTTTCTGACTTAAACAACGAGATCGCAGCCGCCAGCGCGGAACAAACAACAGGCATCCAGCAAATCAGCAAAGCAATGAATCAATTGGATCAAGCATCACAATCCAATGCAGCTTCTGCTGAAGAAATCGCAGCGACAAGTGGCGAGATCAACAATCTTGCAGCCACGAATCAGAATCTAACTGTGGAACTAAACACATTGATTCTTGGTGGGAACCCGCACGTGGAAGCGCCTTCTGCTTCCACAGCGACTGCGACTAAAAAGTTCGCGGCACCAAAAAAATCCAATGTTGTGCAATTCAAACAGTCCAAAGAAACGATGAAGGTGTCAAAAGCTTCGGACATGATCCCGTTTGATGAAGATTCTCGCTCTAAGGTCGGGACGACGGACGGATTCTAG
- the holA gene encoding DNA polymerase III subunit delta gives MALIDAQKFYRDLEKGQLAPLYFLFGEEPYLLNQSVERFKYAVLTEGAVDFNYSLFYASDADITVVRDAVETLPMMAARRLIILKEAQELTDKEWAELETLFESPVDSSVFVILASRVDKRKKQIRMLLDKAECVEFKKPYENQIPSWINYIAQSLGLTISNDAIHLLHKLVGHHLTEIEAELKKLGDFVGGNRRIEMADVAQAVSRSKEENVFDFTKAIGENDRVKALEHLVHLLDQGQNEIGIVSLVARHVRILLTLKRGMDEGLHGAKLAHYAQIPPYFLESYIDQARLWTAKKLEQTLVVLCETDKALKSSPLSSHIWLENMVLKTCGTQLAH, from the coding sequence ATGGCACTCATCGACGCGCAAAAATTCTACCGTGATCTTGAAAAAGGTCAGTTAGCGCCGTTGTACTTCCTTTTCGGGGAAGAGCCTTACTTGCTCAACCAATCCGTTGAAAGATTTAAATACGCTGTTTTGACCGAAGGCGCTGTGGATTTTAACTACAGTCTTTTCTATGCAAGTGACGCCGATATCACGGTCGTTCGCGATGCGGTAGAGACGTTGCCGATGATGGCGGCTCGTCGTCTGATTATTCTTAAAGAGGCGCAAGAACTCACAGACAAAGAATGGGCCGAGTTGGAAACTCTTTTTGAGTCGCCTGTCGACAGTTCTGTTTTTGTGATTCTCGCTTCGCGCGTGGATAAACGTAAGAAACAAATCCGCATGCTCTTGGATAAAGCCGAGTGTGTGGAGTTTAAAAAGCCTTACGAAAATCAGATTCCTTCGTGGATCAACTACATCGCGCAGTCTTTGGGGCTGACGATCAGCAACGATGCCATTCACTTGTTGCATAAGCTTGTGGGACATCATCTGACCGAAATCGAAGCGGAATTAAAAAAGCTCGGCGATTTCGTCGGCGGCAATCGCCGTATCGAGATGGCGGACGTGGCACAAGCCGTGTCGCGCTCGAAAGAAGAAAACGTTTTCGACTTCACGAAAGCCATTGGTGAAAACGACCGTGTCAAAGCGCTGGAGCATCTGGTGCATCTTTTGGATCAAGGGCAGAACGAGATCGGTATTGTTTCCCTCGTAGCTCGTCACGTGCGTATTTTGCTGACTCTCAAGCGTGGTATGGATGAAGGCTTGCATGGCGCGAAGCTCGCTCACTATGCACAGATCCCGCCGTACTTCCTGGAAAGTTATATCGATCAGGCCCGTCTCTGGACCGCAAAGAAGCTGGAACAAACGCTGGTGGTTCTTTGTGAGACAGACAAAGCCTTAAAGTCTTCACCATTGTCCAGTCACATCTGGCTTGAGAACATGGTTCTTAAGACCTGCGGCACACAGCTCGCGCACTAA